A stretch of the Deltaproteobacteria bacterium genome encodes the following:
- a CDS encoding 2-hydroxyacyl-CoA dehydratase, with translation MYDIQYSEATVGLTSTIPVEIVLAAGLKPLDLNNIFITSSHPEKLISRAESDGFGHSVCSWIKGIYGAVLEYDIKRVIAVTGGDCSNTVALGEVLERRGVEVLHFEYPLRRDRASLMDQMNRLRRDLSATWQEVEKIRLRLMPIREKLRKLDRLTYEKNVITGFENHLFLVSSSDFYSDLDRYEKELDALLTDAGNRRPMKEEIRLGYLGVPPIFNSFYERIESLGARVVFNETQRQFSMPAFQDHDLCGQYLTYTYPYGIQGRIDDILQAVSERNLDGLIHYTQTFCYRQIYDILLRESLPVPILTLEGDRPGPVDSRTALRLETFVHMLKDRKYD, from the coding sequence ATGTATGATATCCAATATTCCGAAGCGACTGTCGGCCTTACTTCGACCATTCCCGTGGAGATCGTTTTGGCCGCGGGTCTAAAACCTCTTGATTTGAATAATATCTTCATCACCTCCTCCCACCCGGAAAAACTCATTTCACGGGCCGAATCCGACGGTTTCGGCCACAGTGTCTGCTCCTGGATCAAGGGAATATACGGCGCCGTCCTGGAATATGACATCAAAAGGGTCATTGCGGTTACAGGTGGGGATTGCAGCAATACGGTGGCTCTCGGTGAAGTACTGGAGAGAAGGGGTGTAGAGGTTCTCCACTTCGAGTATCCACTGCGGCGCGACAGGGCATCCCTCATGGATCAGATGAACCGGTTGCGTCGGGATCTCTCTGCAACGTGGCAGGAGGTTGAAAAGATCCGATTACGATTGATGCCCATCAGGGAAAAGCTACGGAAGCTCGACAGGCTGACCTATGAAAAAAACGTGATCACGGGATTTGAAAACCACCTTTTCCTCGTGAGCAGTTCTGATTTTTATTCGGATTTGGACCGTTACGAGAAGGAACTGGATGCACTCTTAACGGATGCGGGGAATAGGCGGCCGATGAAAGAAGAAATCAGGCTCGGCTATCTGGGGGTTCCTCCCATTTTCAACTCTTTTTATGAACGGATCGAGTCTTTAGGTGCCCGTGTGGTCTTCAACGAGACCCAAAGGCAATTCAGTATGCCGGCCTTCCAGGATCATGATCTTTGCGGGCAGTACTTGACTTATACCTACCCGTACGGCATTCAAGGGAGAATCGACGATATCCTTCAGGCGGTTTCGGAAAGAAACCTGGACGGGCTGATTCACTACACCCAAACGTTCTGCTACCGGCAGATCTACGATATCCTTTTAAGAGAAAGCCTGCCCGTCCCCATCCTGACACTCGAGGGTGACCGGCCGGGTCCTGTAGACAGCCGAAC